From the genome of Xiphophorus hellerii strain 12219 chromosome 11, Xiphophorus_hellerii-4.1, whole genome shotgun sequence, one region includes:
- the LOC116728377 gene encoding ependymin-2-like produces the protein MFEVQEGAIVLGILYTSITLCARLWFYKSSCWFTDRQMCSWLLPFLPSLTLFCHRCRIRKMFATVALLVFMCLTTTTHADHHHEPCHTHNMTGFMSVMNLKGETKAFGSFTYDSVGRKLRFSSNESHPADTSLDLDLLMLFDEGIFYEIDIKNHSCEKKKLQMPLHPFDIPDDAKFHSTVTTGSSSIKGEGLKVNIWTGSLTNMKGSYSMSVTMGCLPVSTFYFTETTSFFFSNMDVELEIKDPDLLVVPSICLEKPVEDTPEGTVNSFLNEFM, from the exons ATGTTTGAAGTCCAGGAGGGGGCCATCGTCCTGGGTATTCTTTACACAAGCATCACACTCTGTGCCAGGCTCTGGTTCTATAAAAGCAGCTGTTGGttcacagacagacagatgtgCTCTTGGTTGCTTCCTTTTTTGCCATCTCTAACATTATTTTGTCACCGTTGTAGGATCAGGAAAATGTTTGCAACCGTCGCGCTTCTGGTCTTCATGTGTCTGACCACCACCACCCATGCAGACCATCATCATGAGCCTTGTC ATACACACAACATGACTGGATTCATGAGTGTG ATGAACCTGAAAGGTGAAACAAAAGCATTTGGGTCATTCACTTATGACTCAGTGGGCAGGAAACTGAGGTTCAGCTCCAACGAGAGTCACCCGGCCGACACATCACTTGATTTGGACCTGCTGATGCTTTTCGATGAG GGGATTTTCTATGAGATTGACATCAAAAACCATAGCTGTGAGAAGAAAAAGCTTCAAATGCCCTTGCATCCTTTTGACATTCCTGATGACGCCAAGTTTCACAGTACAGTGACCACCGGGAGTTCCTCCATTAAAGGCGAGGGGCTGAAAGTCAATATCTGGACTGGATCACTGACAAATATGAAAG GTTCATACTCCATGTCTGTAACCATGGGATGTTTGCCAGTATCCACTTTCTATTTCACTGAAACCACATCATTCTTCTTCAG caaCATGGATGTCGAACTGGAAATCAAGGATCCTGACCTCCTTGTGGTGCCCTCTATTTGTCTCGAAAAGCCTGTGGAAGACACCCCCGAGGGAACAGTAAACAGCTTCCTCAACGAGTTCATGTAG